In a single window of the Drosophila miranda strain MSH22 chromosome XL, D.miranda_PacBio2.1, whole genome shotgun sequence genome:
- the LOC108158828 gene encoding coronin-7 isoform X2, which produces MAWRFKASKYKNAAPIVPKAEACVREICVGSYQTYGNNIAASAAFMAFNWEHTGSSVAVLPLDDCGRKSKTMPLLHGHTDTVTDLKFSPFHDGLLATASQDCLVKIWHIPEKGLEQSLSDPEAVFSHKQRRVETVGFHPTADGMMYSTAAGCVALFDLRSQIEIFSNNEHPEVIQSASWREDGTVLATSCKDKCVRIFDPRASGSPLQMVAESHQSIKDSRVVWLGGQPRILTTGFDAARLRQVIIRDIRNFGTPEKTLELDCSTGILMPLFDPDTNMLFLAGKGDTTINYLEITDKDPYLIEGLRHTGEQTKGACLVPKRALRVMEAEVNRVLQLTSNMVIPIMYQVPRKTYRDFHADLYPETTGYKTELIACEWLNGSNLAVPKMNLDPAKREFGDEPIIIHRGNLSDFVKNLENQRANGQGKGKATGQKSQTQIQTQTQTPNQSAKRNDNDHFVMLSKGNNFEEKNGNDNSNQNGAGQKKSCSQAQSQPDGECSELIRKFEAKYKIDTEKDVRAAGGDGHDDEKESPTEHSAGSSEEASASSSGALDTHSASGSNSPPKPMPRTSRNNSLPEASDSAGESSSTTTTPRPRPRTTAATAYKPRLGPKPFSSTTGDVSFDKVFAVPLAPGSHENISNVGQESVGSGGVSGEPAAAAPTHVQASAKPDLIVEIEIKKKNERETVASAGNGVQKSLTTSERRKIFEQNSESSENSTEGEDRTDADLRRFSSARSSIAERRRLYENRSKSQVDEKAQSPVPLRREHSKVEPLKPNQQQQQQSTCIDSKRISVPEGKLLEEHRQQRGNNGAANAAGLKKSATEAAFSAASTKRTSTVFGKVSKFRHLKGTPGHKSTHIENLRNLSRQIPGECNGFHANHERVAVPLSGPGGKIAIFELSRPGRLPDGVIPSLVNGSNIMDFQWDPFDAQRLAVACDDGIVKLWHIAEGGLSEPTNTPAGELTAHLDKIYFIRFHPLAADVLLTASYDMTIKLWDLRTMTEKCALTGHSDQIFDFAWSPCGRLGATVCKDGKIRVYNPRKSEMPIREGNGPVGTRGARITWAVEGQYIVCTGFDKVSERQISVYNAQKLTAPLNTASLDVSPSILIPFYDEDSSTLFVTGKGDSTIYCYEITDEEPYICPLSHHRCTSLHQGLSFLTKNHCDVASVEFSKAYRLTNTTIEPLSFTVPRIKSELFQDDLFPPTRITWSATLSADDWFASNNDKAAPKISLKPEGMETLSSIQQVPVQHTKKSLEQHAQLGQKSEYEINKQQEIQKSVSARMEYTTKLEQDDMEGVDENEWQE; this is translated from the exons ATGGCCTGGCGCTTCAAGGCTTCCAAATATAAAAATGCCGCGCCCATTGTCCCCAAAGCGGAGGCATGCGTCCGCGAGATCTGTGTGGGCAGCTATCAGACGTATGGCAACAATATCGCCGCATCGGCCGCCTTCATGGCCTTCAATTGGGAGCACACCGGATCGAGTGTGGCCGTCCTGCCGCTGGACGATTGCGGGCGCAAGAGCAAGACAATGCCGCTGCTGCATGGGCACACGGACACAGTGACAGATCTGAAGTTTTCGCCATTCCATGACGGCCTGTTGGCCACCGCATCGCAGGATTGCCTG GTGAAAATCTGGCATATACCAGAAAAGGGCCTGGAGCAGTCGCTCTCCGATCCGGAGGCCGTCTTCTCACACAAACAGCGACGCGTGGAGACGGTGGGCTTCCATCCGACGGCCGATGGAATGATGTACTCGACAGCGGCCGGTTGCGTGGCCTTGTTCGATCTGAGGAGCCAAATAGAGATATTCT CCAACAATGAGCATCCCGAGGTGATACAGTCGGCCAGTTGGCGCGAGGATGGCACTGTCCTGGCCACCAGTTGCAAGGACAAGTGTGTGCGAATATTCGATCCACGCGCCTCCGGCTCACCCCTCCAAATGGTGGCTGAATCGCATCAGAGCATCAAGGATTCGCGAGTTGTCTGGCTGGGAGGGCAGCCGCGCATCCTTACCACCGGCTTCGATGCAGCTCGCCTGCGGCAGGTTATCATCCGGGATATCCGTAACTTTGGCACACCCGAAAAGACCCTCGAGCTGGACTGCTCGACGGGCATACTGATGCCACTGTTTGACCCCGACACGAACATGCTCTTCCTTGCCGGTAAGGGGGACACCACCATTAACTATCTGGAGATCACAGACAAGGATCCCTACCTGATCGAGGGACTGCGGCACACCGGCGAACAGACGAAGGGCGCTTGCCTGGTCCCCAAGCGGGCATTGAGGGTGATGGAGGCGGAGGTGAATCGCGTACTCCAACTGACATCCAATATGGTCATTCCCATCATGTACCAAGTACCCAGAAag ACCTATCGCGATTTCCATGCCGATCTCTATCCGGAGACCACGGGCTACAAAACGGAGCTGATTGCCTGCGAGTGGCTGAATGGGAGCAATCTGGCGGTGCCCAAGATGAATCTGGACCCGGCAAAGCGGGAGTTTGGCGACGAGCCGATAATC ATCCATCGGGGAAATTTAAGCGATTTTGTGAAGAATCTGGAGAACCAGCGGGCCAATGGCCAAGGCAAGGGCAAGGCCACCGGCCAGAAGAGccagacacagatacagacacagacacaaacCCCTAACCAGTCGGCCAAGCGAAACGACAACGATCACTTTGTGATGCTGAGCAAGGGCAACAATTTCGAGGAGAAGAACGGCAACGACAACAGCAACCAGAACGGAGCCGGCCAGAAGAAGAGCTGCTCCCAGGCGCAGTCGCAGCCGGACGGAGAATGCAGCGAGCTGATACGTAAATTTGAGGCCAAGTACAAGATCGATACCGAGAAGGATGTACGTGCTGCAGGTGGCGATGGCCATGACGACGAAAAGGAGTCGCCCACCGAACATTCGGCTGGCAGCAGCGAAGAGGCATCCGCCAGTTCGTCGGGTGCCCTGGACACCCACTCGGCCAGCGGCAGCAACTCCCCGCCCAAGCCGATGCCGCGCACATCGCGCAACAACTCCCTGCCGGAGGCCAGCGATTCGGCCGGCGAGAGTAGCAGCACCACAACCACGCCGCGGCCCAGGCCACGTACAACGGCAGCGACTGCCTACAAG CCCCGATTGGGACCGAAGCCCTTCTCGAGCACCACGGGCGATGTGTCCTTTGACAAAGTGTTTGCCGTACCCCTGGCACCCGGCTCCCATGAGAACATCTCGAACGTTGGCCAGGAGAGCGTGGGCAGCGGAGGCGTAAGCGgagagccagcagcagcagccccaacTCACGTACAGGCGTCAGCCAAGCCGGATCTGATTGTGGAAATTGAAATCAAAA AGAAGAACGAACGGGAGACGGTTGCATCTGCCGGCAATGGAGTTCAAAAGTCACTGACTACATCGGAGCGGCGCAAG ATTTTCGAACAAAACTCCGAgtcgtcggagaattcaacggAGGGGGAAGACCGCACCGATGCCGATCTGCGGCGCTTCTCCTCGGCCCGGAGCAGCATTGCTGAGCGTCGACGTCTCTACGAGAACCGCTCCAAGAGTCAGGTGGACGAGAAGGCCCAGTCGCCAGTGCCATT GCGTCGCGAGCACTCCAAGGTGGAGCCGCTGAAGcccaaccagcagcagcagcaacagagcACCTGCATCGACAGCAAGCGGATCTCGGTGCCTGAGGGTAAGCTCCTCGAAGAACATCGTCAGCAACGGGGCAACAATGGGGCGGCCAATGCCGCTGGCCTCAAGAAATCCGCCACGGAGGCTGCCTTCAGTGCCGCCTCGACCAAACGCACCTCGACCGTATTCGGCAAGGTGTCCAAATTCCGGCACCTGAAGGGCACGCCCGGCCACAAGTCCACCCACATCGAGAACTTGCGCAACTTGAGCCGCCAGATACCGGGCGAATGCAATGGCTTCCACGCCAATCACGAGCGTGTGGCAGTGCCGCTGTCGGGGCCCGGCGGAAAGATAGCGATCTTTGAGCTGAGTCGCCCAGGCCGTCTGCCCGACGGTGTCATTCCCTCGCTGGTGAATGGCAGCAACATCATGGACTTCCAGTGGGATCCGTTCGATGCCCAGCGCCTGGCCGTCGCCTGTGACGATGGCATCGTCAAGCTGTGGCACATAGCCGAAGGCGGCCTCAGCGAGCCAACAAACACGCCCGCCGGCGAACTGACCGCCCACCTCGACAAGATCTACTTCATCCGCTTCCACCCGCTGGCCGCCGACGTTTTGCTCACCGCCAGCTACGACATGACCATCAAGCTCTGGGACTTGCGCACCATGACCGAGAAATGCGCGCTGACGGGCCACTCGGACCAGATATTCGACTTTGCCTGGAGCCCATGCGGCCGCCTGGGGGCCACCGTCTGCAAGGATGGCAAGATACGCGTCTACAATCCACGCAAGTCGGAGATGCCCATACGCGAGGGCAACGGACCCGTGGGCACCCGAGGGGCTCGCATCACCTGGGCCGTCGAGGGACAGTACATTGTCTGCACTGGATTCGATAA GGTCTCGGAGCGACAGATCAGCGTGTATAATGCCCAAAAATTGACGGCACCTCTGAACACGGCCAGTCTGGATGTGTCGCCATCGATACTGATCCCCTTCTACGACGAGGACAGCTCCACACTGTTCGTCACGGGCAAGGGCGACTCGACCATCTATTGCTATGAGATCACCGACGAGGAGCCGTACATCTGCCCGCTGTCGCATCATCGTTGCACATCGCTGCACCAGGGCCTCAGCTTCCTCACCAAGAACCACTGCGATGTGGCCAGCGTGGAATTCTCCAAGGCCTACAGGCTGACCAACACGACCATCGAGCCGCTCAGCTTCACAGTGCCACGGATCAAG AGCGAGCTGTTCCAAGACGACCTCTTTCCACCCACGCGCATCACCTGGAGCGCCACGCTCAGTGCCGATGATTGGTTTGCCAGCAACAATGACAAGGCGGCTCCCAAAATCAGCCTCAAGCCGGAGGGCATGGAGACCC TGTCTTCAATACAACAAGTGCCAGTGCAGCATACAAAGAAATCGTTGGAGCAGCACGCTCAACTTGGCCAAAAGTCAGAGTACGAGATTAACAAACAGCAAGAG ATCCAGAAATCGGTGAGTGCGCGCATGGAGTACACCACAAAACTGGAGCAAGACGATATGGAGGGTGTGGACGAGAACGAGTGGCAGGAgtag
- the LOC108158828 gene encoding coronin-7 isoform X3 yields the protein MAWRFKASKYKNAAPIVPKAEACVREICVGSYQTYGNNIAASAAFMAFNWEHTGSSVAVLPLDDCGRKSKTMPLLHGHTDTVTDLKFSPFHDGLLATASQDCLVKIWHIPEKGLEQSLSDPEAVFSHKQRRVETVGFHPTADGMMYSTAAGCVALFDLRSQIEIFSNNEHPEVIQSASWREDGTVLATSCKDKCVRIFDPRASGSPLQMVAESHQSIKDSRVVWLGGQPRILTTGFDAARLRQVIIRDIRNFGTPEKTLELDCSTGILMPLFDPDTNMLFLAGKGDTTINYLEITDKDPYLIEGLRHTGEQTKGACLVPKRALRVMEAEVNRVLQLTSNMVIPIMYQVPRKTYRDFHADLYPETTGYKTELIACEWLNGSNLAVPKMNLDPAKREFGDEPIIPRLGPKPFSSTTGDVSFDKVFAVPLAPGSHENISNVGQESVGSGGVSGEPAAAAPTHVQASAKPDLIVEIEIKKKNERETVASAGNGVQKSLTTSERRKSSADDDESSDKIFEQNSESSENSTEGEDRTDADLRRFSSARSSIAERRRLYENRSKSQVDEKAQSPVPLRREHSKVEPLKPNQQQQQQSTCIDSKRISVPEGKLLEEHRQQRGNNGAANAAGLKKSATEAAFSAASTKRTSTVFGKVSKFRHLKGTPGHKSTHIENLRNLSRQIPGECNGFHANHERVAVPLSGPGGKIAIFELSRPGRLPDGVIPSLVNGSNIMDFQWDPFDAQRLAVACDDGIVKLWHIAEGGLSEPTNTPAGELTAHLDKIYFIRFHPLAADVLLTASYDMTIKLWDLRTMTEKCALTGHSDQIFDFAWSPCGRLGATVCKDGKIRVYNPRKSEMPIREGNGPVGTRGARITWAVEGQYIVCTGFDKVSERQISVYNAQKLTAPLNTASLDVSPSILIPFYDEDSSTLFVTGKGDSTIYCYEITDEEPYICPLSHHRCTSLHQGLSFLTKNHCDVASVEFSKAYRLTNTTIEPLSFTVPRIKSELFQDDLFPPTRITWSATLSADDWFASNNDKAAPKISLKPEGMETLSSIQQVPVQHTKKSLEQHAQLGQKSEYEINKQQEIQKSVSARMEYTTKLEQDDMEGVDENEWQE from the exons ATGGCCTGGCGCTTCAAGGCTTCCAAATATAAAAATGCCGCGCCCATTGTCCCCAAAGCGGAGGCATGCGTCCGCGAGATCTGTGTGGGCAGCTATCAGACGTATGGCAACAATATCGCCGCATCGGCCGCCTTCATGGCCTTCAATTGGGAGCACACCGGATCGAGTGTGGCCGTCCTGCCGCTGGACGATTGCGGGCGCAAGAGCAAGACAATGCCGCTGCTGCATGGGCACACGGACACAGTGACAGATCTGAAGTTTTCGCCATTCCATGACGGCCTGTTGGCCACCGCATCGCAGGATTGCCTG GTGAAAATCTGGCATATACCAGAAAAGGGCCTGGAGCAGTCGCTCTCCGATCCGGAGGCCGTCTTCTCACACAAACAGCGACGCGTGGAGACGGTGGGCTTCCATCCGACGGCCGATGGAATGATGTACTCGACAGCGGCCGGTTGCGTGGCCTTGTTCGATCTGAGGAGCCAAATAGAGATATTCT CCAACAATGAGCATCCCGAGGTGATACAGTCGGCCAGTTGGCGCGAGGATGGCACTGTCCTGGCCACCAGTTGCAAGGACAAGTGTGTGCGAATATTCGATCCACGCGCCTCCGGCTCACCCCTCCAAATGGTGGCTGAATCGCATCAGAGCATCAAGGATTCGCGAGTTGTCTGGCTGGGAGGGCAGCCGCGCATCCTTACCACCGGCTTCGATGCAGCTCGCCTGCGGCAGGTTATCATCCGGGATATCCGTAACTTTGGCACACCCGAAAAGACCCTCGAGCTGGACTGCTCGACGGGCATACTGATGCCACTGTTTGACCCCGACACGAACATGCTCTTCCTTGCCGGTAAGGGGGACACCACCATTAACTATCTGGAGATCACAGACAAGGATCCCTACCTGATCGAGGGACTGCGGCACACCGGCGAACAGACGAAGGGCGCTTGCCTGGTCCCCAAGCGGGCATTGAGGGTGATGGAGGCGGAGGTGAATCGCGTACTCCAACTGACATCCAATATGGTCATTCCCATCATGTACCAAGTACCCAGAAag ACCTATCGCGATTTCCATGCCGATCTCTATCCGGAGACCACGGGCTACAAAACGGAGCTGATTGCCTGCGAGTGGCTGAATGGGAGCAATCTGGCGGTGCCCAAGATGAATCTGGACCCGGCAAAGCGGGAGTTTGGCGACGAGCCGATAATC CCCCGATTGGGACCGAAGCCCTTCTCGAGCACCACGGGCGATGTGTCCTTTGACAAAGTGTTTGCCGTACCCCTGGCACCCGGCTCCCATGAGAACATCTCGAACGTTGGCCAGGAGAGCGTGGGCAGCGGAGGCGTAAGCGgagagccagcagcagcagccccaacTCACGTACAGGCGTCAGCCAAGCCGGATCTGATTGTGGAAATTGAAATCAAAA AGAAGAACGAACGGGAGACGGTTGCATCTGCCGGCAATGGAGTTCAAAAGTCACTGACTACATCGGAGCGGCGCAAG TCCTCGGCTGACGATGATGAATCATCCGATAAG ATTTTCGAACAAAACTCCGAgtcgtcggagaattcaacggAGGGGGAAGACCGCACCGATGCCGATCTGCGGCGCTTCTCCTCGGCCCGGAGCAGCATTGCTGAGCGTCGACGTCTCTACGAGAACCGCTCCAAGAGTCAGGTGGACGAGAAGGCCCAGTCGCCAGTGCCATT GCGTCGCGAGCACTCCAAGGTGGAGCCGCTGAAGcccaaccagcagcagcagcaacagagcACCTGCATCGACAGCAAGCGGATCTCGGTGCCTGAGGGTAAGCTCCTCGAAGAACATCGTCAGCAACGGGGCAACAATGGGGCGGCCAATGCCGCTGGCCTCAAGAAATCCGCCACGGAGGCTGCCTTCAGTGCCGCCTCGACCAAACGCACCTCGACCGTATTCGGCAAGGTGTCCAAATTCCGGCACCTGAAGGGCACGCCCGGCCACAAGTCCACCCACATCGAGAACTTGCGCAACTTGAGCCGCCAGATACCGGGCGAATGCAATGGCTTCCACGCCAATCACGAGCGTGTGGCAGTGCCGCTGTCGGGGCCCGGCGGAAAGATAGCGATCTTTGAGCTGAGTCGCCCAGGCCGTCTGCCCGACGGTGTCATTCCCTCGCTGGTGAATGGCAGCAACATCATGGACTTCCAGTGGGATCCGTTCGATGCCCAGCGCCTGGCCGTCGCCTGTGACGATGGCATCGTCAAGCTGTGGCACATAGCCGAAGGCGGCCTCAGCGAGCCAACAAACACGCCCGCCGGCGAACTGACCGCCCACCTCGACAAGATCTACTTCATCCGCTTCCACCCGCTGGCCGCCGACGTTTTGCTCACCGCCAGCTACGACATGACCATCAAGCTCTGGGACTTGCGCACCATGACCGAGAAATGCGCGCTGACGGGCCACTCGGACCAGATATTCGACTTTGCCTGGAGCCCATGCGGCCGCCTGGGGGCCACCGTCTGCAAGGATGGCAAGATACGCGTCTACAATCCACGCAAGTCGGAGATGCCCATACGCGAGGGCAACGGACCCGTGGGCACCCGAGGGGCTCGCATCACCTGGGCCGTCGAGGGACAGTACATTGTCTGCACTGGATTCGATAA GGTCTCGGAGCGACAGATCAGCGTGTATAATGCCCAAAAATTGACGGCACCTCTGAACACGGCCAGTCTGGATGTGTCGCCATCGATACTGATCCCCTTCTACGACGAGGACAGCTCCACACTGTTCGTCACGGGCAAGGGCGACTCGACCATCTATTGCTATGAGATCACCGACGAGGAGCCGTACATCTGCCCGCTGTCGCATCATCGTTGCACATCGCTGCACCAGGGCCTCAGCTTCCTCACCAAGAACCACTGCGATGTGGCCAGCGTGGAATTCTCCAAGGCCTACAGGCTGACCAACACGACCATCGAGCCGCTCAGCTTCACAGTGCCACGGATCAAG AGCGAGCTGTTCCAAGACGACCTCTTTCCACCCACGCGCATCACCTGGAGCGCCACGCTCAGTGCCGATGATTGGTTTGCCAGCAACAATGACAAGGCGGCTCCCAAAATCAGCCTCAAGCCGGAGGGCATGGAGACCC TGTCTTCAATACAACAAGTGCCAGTGCAGCATACAAAGAAATCGTTGGAGCAGCACGCTCAACTTGGCCAAAAGTCAGAGTACGAGATTAACAAACAGCAAGAG ATCCAGAAATCGGTGAGTGCGCGCATGGAGTACACCACAAAACTGGAGCAAGACGATATGGAGGGTGTGGACGAGAACGAGTGGCAGGAgtag
- the LOC108158828 gene encoding coronin-7 isoform X1 produces MAWRFKASKYKNAAPIVPKAEACVREICVGSYQTYGNNIAASAAFMAFNWEHTGSSVAVLPLDDCGRKSKTMPLLHGHTDTVTDLKFSPFHDGLLATASQDCLVKIWHIPEKGLEQSLSDPEAVFSHKQRRVETVGFHPTADGMMYSTAAGCVALFDLRSQIEIFSNNEHPEVIQSASWREDGTVLATSCKDKCVRIFDPRASGSPLQMVAESHQSIKDSRVVWLGGQPRILTTGFDAARLRQVIIRDIRNFGTPEKTLELDCSTGILMPLFDPDTNMLFLAGKGDTTINYLEITDKDPYLIEGLRHTGEQTKGACLVPKRALRVMEAEVNRVLQLTSNMVIPIMYQVPRKTYRDFHADLYPETTGYKTELIACEWLNGSNLAVPKMNLDPAKREFGDEPIIIHRGNLSDFVKNLENQRANGQGKGKATGQKSQTQIQTQTQTPNQSAKRNDNDHFVMLSKGNNFEEKNGNDNSNQNGAGQKKSCSQAQSQPDGECSELIRKFEAKYKIDTEKDVRAAGGDGHDDEKESPTEHSAGSSEEASASSSGALDTHSASGSNSPPKPMPRTSRNNSLPEASDSAGESSSTTTTPRPRPRTTAATAYKPRLGPKPFSSTTGDVSFDKVFAVPLAPGSHENISNVGQESVGSGGVSGEPAAAAPTHVQASAKPDLIVEIEIKKKNERETVASAGNGVQKSLTTSERRKSSADDDESSDKIFEQNSESSENSTEGEDRTDADLRRFSSARSSIAERRRLYENRSKSQVDEKAQSPVPLRREHSKVEPLKPNQQQQQQSTCIDSKRISVPEGKLLEEHRQQRGNNGAANAAGLKKSATEAAFSAASTKRTSTVFGKVSKFRHLKGTPGHKSTHIENLRNLSRQIPGECNGFHANHERVAVPLSGPGGKIAIFELSRPGRLPDGVIPSLVNGSNIMDFQWDPFDAQRLAVACDDGIVKLWHIAEGGLSEPTNTPAGELTAHLDKIYFIRFHPLAADVLLTASYDMTIKLWDLRTMTEKCALTGHSDQIFDFAWSPCGRLGATVCKDGKIRVYNPRKSEMPIREGNGPVGTRGARITWAVEGQYIVCTGFDKVSERQISVYNAQKLTAPLNTASLDVSPSILIPFYDEDSSTLFVTGKGDSTIYCYEITDEEPYICPLSHHRCTSLHQGLSFLTKNHCDVASVEFSKAYRLTNTTIEPLSFTVPRIKSELFQDDLFPPTRITWSATLSADDWFASNNDKAAPKISLKPEGMETLSSIQQVPVQHTKKSLEQHAQLGQKSEYEINKQQEIQKSVSARMEYTTKLEQDDMEGVDENEWQE; encoded by the exons ATGGCCTGGCGCTTCAAGGCTTCCAAATATAAAAATGCCGCGCCCATTGTCCCCAAAGCGGAGGCATGCGTCCGCGAGATCTGTGTGGGCAGCTATCAGACGTATGGCAACAATATCGCCGCATCGGCCGCCTTCATGGCCTTCAATTGGGAGCACACCGGATCGAGTGTGGCCGTCCTGCCGCTGGACGATTGCGGGCGCAAGAGCAAGACAATGCCGCTGCTGCATGGGCACACGGACACAGTGACAGATCTGAAGTTTTCGCCATTCCATGACGGCCTGTTGGCCACCGCATCGCAGGATTGCCTG GTGAAAATCTGGCATATACCAGAAAAGGGCCTGGAGCAGTCGCTCTCCGATCCGGAGGCCGTCTTCTCACACAAACAGCGACGCGTGGAGACGGTGGGCTTCCATCCGACGGCCGATGGAATGATGTACTCGACAGCGGCCGGTTGCGTGGCCTTGTTCGATCTGAGGAGCCAAATAGAGATATTCT CCAACAATGAGCATCCCGAGGTGATACAGTCGGCCAGTTGGCGCGAGGATGGCACTGTCCTGGCCACCAGTTGCAAGGACAAGTGTGTGCGAATATTCGATCCACGCGCCTCCGGCTCACCCCTCCAAATGGTGGCTGAATCGCATCAGAGCATCAAGGATTCGCGAGTTGTCTGGCTGGGAGGGCAGCCGCGCATCCTTACCACCGGCTTCGATGCAGCTCGCCTGCGGCAGGTTATCATCCGGGATATCCGTAACTTTGGCACACCCGAAAAGACCCTCGAGCTGGACTGCTCGACGGGCATACTGATGCCACTGTTTGACCCCGACACGAACATGCTCTTCCTTGCCGGTAAGGGGGACACCACCATTAACTATCTGGAGATCACAGACAAGGATCCCTACCTGATCGAGGGACTGCGGCACACCGGCGAACAGACGAAGGGCGCTTGCCTGGTCCCCAAGCGGGCATTGAGGGTGATGGAGGCGGAGGTGAATCGCGTACTCCAACTGACATCCAATATGGTCATTCCCATCATGTACCAAGTACCCAGAAag ACCTATCGCGATTTCCATGCCGATCTCTATCCGGAGACCACGGGCTACAAAACGGAGCTGATTGCCTGCGAGTGGCTGAATGGGAGCAATCTGGCGGTGCCCAAGATGAATCTGGACCCGGCAAAGCGGGAGTTTGGCGACGAGCCGATAATC ATCCATCGGGGAAATTTAAGCGATTTTGTGAAGAATCTGGAGAACCAGCGGGCCAATGGCCAAGGCAAGGGCAAGGCCACCGGCCAGAAGAGccagacacagatacagacacagacacaaacCCCTAACCAGTCGGCCAAGCGAAACGACAACGATCACTTTGTGATGCTGAGCAAGGGCAACAATTTCGAGGAGAAGAACGGCAACGACAACAGCAACCAGAACGGAGCCGGCCAGAAGAAGAGCTGCTCCCAGGCGCAGTCGCAGCCGGACGGAGAATGCAGCGAGCTGATACGTAAATTTGAGGCCAAGTACAAGATCGATACCGAGAAGGATGTACGTGCTGCAGGTGGCGATGGCCATGACGACGAAAAGGAGTCGCCCACCGAACATTCGGCTGGCAGCAGCGAAGAGGCATCCGCCAGTTCGTCGGGTGCCCTGGACACCCACTCGGCCAGCGGCAGCAACTCCCCGCCCAAGCCGATGCCGCGCACATCGCGCAACAACTCCCTGCCGGAGGCCAGCGATTCGGCCGGCGAGAGTAGCAGCACCACAACCACGCCGCGGCCCAGGCCACGTACAACGGCAGCGACTGCCTACAAG CCCCGATTGGGACCGAAGCCCTTCTCGAGCACCACGGGCGATGTGTCCTTTGACAAAGTGTTTGCCGTACCCCTGGCACCCGGCTCCCATGAGAACATCTCGAACGTTGGCCAGGAGAGCGTGGGCAGCGGAGGCGTAAGCGgagagccagcagcagcagccccaacTCACGTACAGGCGTCAGCCAAGCCGGATCTGATTGTGGAAATTGAAATCAAAA AGAAGAACGAACGGGAGACGGTTGCATCTGCCGGCAATGGAGTTCAAAAGTCACTGACTACATCGGAGCGGCGCAAG TCCTCGGCTGACGATGATGAATCATCCGATAAG ATTTTCGAACAAAACTCCGAgtcgtcggagaattcaacggAGGGGGAAGACCGCACCGATGCCGATCTGCGGCGCTTCTCCTCGGCCCGGAGCAGCATTGCTGAGCGTCGACGTCTCTACGAGAACCGCTCCAAGAGTCAGGTGGACGAGAAGGCCCAGTCGCCAGTGCCATT GCGTCGCGAGCACTCCAAGGTGGAGCCGCTGAAGcccaaccagcagcagcagcaacagagcACCTGCATCGACAGCAAGCGGATCTCGGTGCCTGAGGGTAAGCTCCTCGAAGAACATCGTCAGCAACGGGGCAACAATGGGGCGGCCAATGCCGCTGGCCTCAAGAAATCCGCCACGGAGGCTGCCTTCAGTGCCGCCTCGACCAAACGCACCTCGACCGTATTCGGCAAGGTGTCCAAATTCCGGCACCTGAAGGGCACGCCCGGCCACAAGTCCACCCACATCGAGAACTTGCGCAACTTGAGCCGCCAGATACCGGGCGAATGCAATGGCTTCCACGCCAATCACGAGCGTGTGGCAGTGCCGCTGTCGGGGCCCGGCGGAAAGATAGCGATCTTTGAGCTGAGTCGCCCAGGCCGTCTGCCCGACGGTGTCATTCCCTCGCTGGTGAATGGCAGCAACATCATGGACTTCCAGTGGGATCCGTTCGATGCCCAGCGCCTGGCCGTCGCCTGTGACGATGGCATCGTCAAGCTGTGGCACATAGCCGAAGGCGGCCTCAGCGAGCCAACAAACACGCCCGCCGGCGAACTGACCGCCCACCTCGACAAGATCTACTTCATCCGCTTCCACCCGCTGGCCGCCGACGTTTTGCTCACCGCCAGCTACGACATGACCATCAAGCTCTGGGACTTGCGCACCATGACCGAGAAATGCGCGCTGACGGGCCACTCGGACCAGATATTCGACTTTGCCTGGAGCCCATGCGGCCGCCTGGGGGCCACCGTCTGCAAGGATGGCAAGATACGCGTCTACAATCCACGCAAGTCGGAGATGCCCATACGCGAGGGCAACGGACCCGTGGGCACCCGAGGGGCTCGCATCACCTGGGCCGTCGAGGGACAGTACATTGTCTGCACTGGATTCGATAA GGTCTCGGAGCGACAGATCAGCGTGTATAATGCCCAAAAATTGACGGCACCTCTGAACACGGCCAGTCTGGATGTGTCGCCATCGATACTGATCCCCTTCTACGACGAGGACAGCTCCACACTGTTCGTCACGGGCAAGGGCGACTCGACCATCTATTGCTATGAGATCACCGACGAGGAGCCGTACATCTGCCCGCTGTCGCATCATCGTTGCACATCGCTGCACCAGGGCCTCAGCTTCCTCACCAAGAACCACTGCGATGTGGCCAGCGTGGAATTCTCCAAGGCCTACAGGCTGACCAACACGACCATCGAGCCGCTCAGCTTCACAGTGCCACGGATCAAG AGCGAGCTGTTCCAAGACGACCTCTTTCCACCCACGCGCATCACCTGGAGCGCCACGCTCAGTGCCGATGATTGGTTTGCCAGCAACAATGACAAGGCGGCTCCCAAAATCAGCCTCAAGCCGGAGGGCATGGAGACCC TGTCTTCAATACAACAAGTGCCAGTGCAGCATACAAAGAAATCGTTGGAGCAGCACGCTCAACTTGGCCAAAAGTCAGAGTACGAGATTAACAAACAGCAAGAG ATCCAGAAATCGGTGAGTGCGCGCATGGAGTACACCACAAAACTGGAGCAAGACGATATGGAGGGTGTGGACGAGAACGAGTGGCAGGAgtag